TTCGAGCAGTTCCTCGCTGTCGGGCCTGCCCAGTACGTTGCGCAGCACGTATTCCTTCTGGCCGTAGAGTTCCTTCCGTATCTTTTCGAAATCGGCTACCAGCTTCGTGCGCTTGCCCGTGCAGGCATAGGTGTCTGCTTTCCAGGTCTCGCTGTCAAAATTCTCCATGCCCTCCGGCACGCCGCAGGCGCCGAGCAGCCCGGCCGCCAGCAAAGAGGTGTATAAAACGCGCTTCAACATACAGTTGCTATATATAAGCCAAAGGTGCAGCATGTAAGCTTGCCACACAAGCCAAACCGCGAGAAATGTGTTTTGTTGTGCCGCCCGGCGCCTTAAATCCGCAGGATTAAAAAATGTGTTTCTTTTGCTGTATACTTTAATTTTATGTACAATACCGGTTAATTTGAGAGCGTTAGCAATAGGAAAAGGCACCAATGGCCGGAACAGCCGGAACAATTTTCACTGCTGCGCCTGTTGCTAAGACGAAATAACAACTTGAAGCCAGATAAAACTATGTTAAAAGTTACACTGACGTCCCTTGCCCTCGGCCTTTTATCTTTCACTTCGCCTGTTTCGCCCGGCGTGGCACCACACGCTCCCGCTCCCGCGATAGAGGCAGCGACAGCCCTGGCAACCGGAGACGCAGCCATGCTTACCTTCGCCGAGAAGCAGGCAGCCTTCAGCGATTACCTGCTGGACATATACAACGAGGCCGGGCTGAAGAGCAAGGGACTTTCTTTCGAGGTGTTTAAGAAAGGGTGCGTGGGTTTCCAGAACATGAAGCGGCAGGGAAACACTTCACCAGCCAGGTCCATCCTGACGGTGATAGACTTCACCAAATCCAGCCGCGAGAAGCGCCTCTGGACCATCGACCTGGAATCAAAGAAAGTGTTGTTCAACACGCTGGTGGCGCATGGCCGCAACACCGGAGAGGACAAAGCCCTGAAGTTCTCCAACAGGCCTAACTCCTATATGAGCAGCCTCGGTTTTTATCTGACCGACGCCACTTATTTCGGGAAGCACGGGTTGTCGCTGCGCCTGAGCGGCGTGGATGGCAAGTATAACTCCAACGCCATGGCTCGCGCCATCGTGATGCACGGCGCTGATTACGCCACAGCCGCTTTTGTGAAGCAATATGGCCGACTCGGCCGAAGCCTTGGCTGCCCTGCCGTTCCAGAGGAAATGTCGAAGGAAATTATTATGGCCATTAAGGATAAAACAGTGCTGTACATTCACGGCAACGACAGCAACTACGCCTCCGCATACCTGAACCCGGCACCTGCGGTTGAGGCCTTCGCCCTGGAGGCGCTGCCTGAGACCACGCTTGCCTCTAACTGAGTTACACAAAAAAAGCATCTATAAACAGGAGAGCCCTGCAGCAAACGCTGCAGGGCTCTCCTGTTTATAGATTTAGTTATACTTACACGGTGTCTTTGGTCGTCTTCACGAGGTTGATACCGGCAAAGAAAAATATCAGCCCCACTACGAAAGGCACGGCTGAGGAAAACTTGCCCACCAGCACACCGTCGCCGCCCATCAGGAAGGCATAAGCTCCCCAGATGATGCCGATAACACCTAAAATGGTCAGCAAAGCACCGAATGTTCGCTTCATATTCATAGTTTTTATGTTAGTTTCAATACGCTGCGCCACTGGCAGCCTATATATACCCTTATTACGATGATGTCTTGAAAAGGGTCGCAAGTGGCAGGAGCGGCTCCGCTAACACAGCTTCCCGTGCCCCTGCTGCAGTGTGGAACGGGCAGGAAAATGTCCGGCAGATCCCCGCAACTACGAAGCAAGCCCAGCCGTTCACTTGTTAGCCAGACTTCATCGCGAACCTTAGGCACTGCCCACGCCCGGGCACATTTAAAGCTTTGCCTAAATGTCTTGCCCATATATAAAGTCAGTAGCGGCCTGATGATTATATAAATCTTTCCTGCTCCGGGCTGATGCCGCGAAGGCAGCAGCTGTGAGCGGCTTTGGGTTTGGGGGCTACTTAATATTTTTTTCCTCGTATCAAGAAGCAGTGACCAAAGCGATAACTAGCACCCCTATGGAAGAAGAAAAACACAGCAGCCTGCTGTTCGTTATAAACCCTATTGCCGGAGACATCGAAAAGGAAGAACTGGAAGATGAAATCAGGGCGGAGTGCGCGGCGCACGGCATTGCCTGCGAGATATACCGCACCACCGGCGCAAACGATAAGGAAGTTATCCGGCAGAAGCTACAGGACAAAGGGTATGACAGCGTGTACGCGGTGGGAGGCGACGGCACCGTGAGCCTGGTGGCCTCCCTGCTCATCCACACCAATACGCCGCTGGGCATTATCCCGCTCGGCTCCGGCAATGGCCTGTCGAAAGACCTGCTGATACCGCAGGACACGGAGGAGGCGCTGGAACTAGTACACCAGCATGTGGTGCGCAACATCGACACCATCACCCTGAACGGGCATCCCTCCATCCACCTCAGCGACCTGGGTTTCAATGCGCTGGTGGTCGAGAGGTTCTGCTCGGGCGATACCCGCGGCCCCGGCTCCTACGCCTGGATTGCGATGCAGGAGTACCTTGCCTACGAGCCAAAGAACTACCGCATCGTGACAGACAAGGAGGTATTCGAGGGGCCGGCCTTTATGGTGACCATCGCCAACGCAAACGCTTTCGGCTCCAACGCCAATATCAACCCGAACGGCATCCTGAACGACGGCCGTTTCGAAATATGCCTGATAGAGCCTTTCCCAAAGGCAGCCGGCATCGGCATTCTGTACAAGCTGTATACCGACAGCATCGACACCTCCGTTTACAGCCGCCGCCTGAGCTGCAAGTCGGCCACCATCTACAACCTGGAGGGTGAGGTGATGCACATAGATGGGGAGCCGATAGATTTAGGGGCTGAGGTGAAAGTGGAAATGCACCCCAGGAGCCTGAAAGTGATTCTGCCTGTCTCTCAGAATGAGAAAGAGCTGTAGTCAGGCCTGTGCCGGTCGTTCCGGGGTGGGGGCAGGCGCCAGCACGCTGTCCAGCTTCTTCCGGAATACCACCATCTCCTCGTTCGGCTCGGCC
This window of the Pontibacter russatus genome carries:
- a CDS encoding murein L,D-transpeptidase catalytic domain family protein is translated as MLKVTLTSLALGLLSFTSPVSPGVAPHAPAPAIEAATALATGDAAMLTFAEKQAAFSDYLLDIYNEAGLKSKGLSFEVFKKGCVGFQNMKRQGNTSPARSILTVIDFTKSSREKRLWTIDLESKKVLFNTLVAHGRNTGEDKALKFSNRPNSYMSSLGFYLTDATYFGKHGLSLRLSGVDGKYNSNAMARAIVMHGADYATAAFVKQYGRLGRSLGCPAVPEEMSKEIIMAIKDKTVLYIHGNDSNYASAYLNPAPAVEAFALEALPETTLASN
- a CDS encoding diacylglycerol/lipid kinase family protein encodes the protein MEEEKHSSLLFVINPIAGDIEKEELEDEIRAECAAHGIACEIYRTTGANDKEVIRQKLQDKGYDSVYAVGGDGTVSLVASLLIHTNTPLGIIPLGSGNGLSKDLLIPQDTEEALELVHQHVVRNIDTITLNGHPSIHLSDLGFNALVVERFCSGDTRGPGSYAWIAMQEYLAYEPKNYRIVTDKEVFEGPAFMVTIANANAFGSNANINPNGILNDGRFEICLIEPFPKAAGIGILYKLYTDSIDTSVYSRRLSCKSATIYNLEGEVMHIDGEPIDLGAEVKVEMHPRSLKVILPVSQNEKEL